One window of the uncultured Paludibaculum sp. genome contains the following:
- a CDS encoding sulfite exporter TauE/SafE family protein encodes MEYLLGFLIAAAVGLTGVGAGSVTAPVLILFFNLPPALAVGTALSFAAAIKFAVLPVYMKRRQVDYRILGLLCAGGIPGVLFGFYVMENLDASHYHGVIFGMLGVTIMAVSLANLYRAIRNRTPVNGIDRAKWLPPIAALIGGEVGFSSAGAGAMGAVALLNLTKLTPAHVVGTDMVFGLVISILGGGLHLNAGHFDSPILMKLVAGGVVGAVTGAVLSSVVPSRPLRLALCVWLAILGLQLCWKAFS; translated from the coding sequence ATGGAATACCTACTGGGCTTTCTGATTGCGGCCGCCGTCGGTCTCACCGGTGTCGGCGCGGGCAGTGTTACGGCCCCCGTGCTGATCCTGTTCTTCAACCTGCCGCCGGCGCTCGCCGTGGGCACGGCGCTGAGCTTCGCGGCAGCAATCAAGTTCGCAGTCCTGCCCGTCTACATGAAGCGGCGGCAGGTGGACTACCGCATCCTGGGCCTGCTCTGCGCGGGCGGCATTCCCGGCGTGCTATTCGGCTTCTACGTCATGGAGAACCTGGACGCCAGCCACTATCACGGCGTGATCTTCGGCATGCTCGGCGTCACCATTATGGCCGTCTCGCTGGCCAACCTCTACAGGGCGATTCGGAACCGGACGCCCGTCAATGGGATCGACCGTGCGAAATGGCTTCCACCCATCGCGGCGCTCATCGGCGGCGAAGTCGGATTCTCGTCGGCCGGAGCCGGTGCCATGGGCGCCGTCGCCCTGCTGAACCTGACCAAGCTGACACCCGCCCACGTCGTCGGCACGGACATGGTTTTCGGCCTCGTCATCTCCATCCTCGGCGGCGGCCTCCACCTCAACGCCGGTCACTTCGATTCGCCCATTCTGATGAAGTTGGTCGCGGGCGGTGTGGTGGGCGCCGTCACCGGGGCGGTCCTGTCGTCCGTCGTGCCATCCCGTCCCCTCCGGCTGGCCCTGTGCGTCTGGCTGGCGATTCTCGGACTGCAGTTGTGTTGGAAGGCCTTCAGTTAA
- a CDS encoding ISNCY family transposase, producing MMKLQEVLLKAMAKKITWWSAAEIIGVSDRTMRRWRERLEEHGYSGLADRRKGRPSDKRVPLAMAEEVLRLYQETYYDLNMRHFHEKLREQHGIQLSYTWVQKALQGAGLVAKRGRRAKHRRRREPRPLPGMLLHIDGSKHQWFSDERWYDLIVILDDATKEIYYAQLVEEESTRTVMAGLRHVIESKGLFCALYSDRGSHFFVTPKAGGKVDKGRLTQVGRAMKELGVQMIAAYSPQARGRSERSFGTWQGRLPQELRLAGITTAERANEFLAERYIGEFNEKFTVEAKETGTAFRKTTRADLNWVFTVQTERVVDRDNTVAIGDQSWQLEKSRFRHSLAKSTVTIHEHLDGTVSIRFGPHVVGRYTAEGARLRDTRQSRKEDCGKGGPEEAEENREAVSHGSHRPLEIPPSRDSHFPTAPTTTRKVRPKTRKPPSASRKGSSGAVN from the coding sequence ATGATGAAGCTACAAGAAGTGCTGCTGAAGGCCATGGCGAAGAAGATCACATGGTGGAGCGCGGCGGAGATCATCGGAGTGAGCGACCGAACGATGCGACGCTGGCGGGAGAGGCTGGAAGAGCACGGCTATTCGGGCTTGGCCGACCGGCGGAAAGGCAGGCCGAGTGACAAGAGGGTGCCCTTGGCGATGGCGGAGGAGGTGTTGCGGCTGTACCAGGAAACCTACTATGACCTGAACATGCGGCACTTTCACGAGAAGCTGCGCGAGCAACACGGCATCCAGCTGAGCTACACGTGGGTGCAGAAGGCGCTGCAGGGTGCGGGCTTGGTGGCCAAGCGGGGTAGGCGGGCCAAGCATCGGCGGAGACGGGAGCCTCGACCGCTGCCGGGGATGCTGCTGCACATCGACGGGAGCAAGCACCAGTGGTTCAGCGATGAGCGATGGTATGACCTGATCGTGATCCTGGATGATGCGACGAAGGAGATCTACTACGCACAGTTGGTGGAGGAGGAATCGACGCGGACGGTGATGGCGGGCCTGCGGCATGTGATTGAGTCGAAGGGTCTGTTCTGTGCGTTGTACAGCGACCGGGGCAGCCACTTTTTCGTGACGCCGAAAGCGGGCGGGAAGGTTGATAAGGGCCGTCTGACGCAGGTTGGGCGAGCGATGAAGGAGTTGGGCGTGCAGATGATCGCGGCCTACTCGCCACAAGCGCGAGGCCGGTCAGAGCGGAGCTTCGGGACCTGGCAGGGCCGACTGCCACAGGAGTTGCGGCTGGCGGGGATCACCACCGCGGAAAGGGCCAATGAGTTCTTGGCCGAACGTTACATTGGCGAGTTCAACGAGAAGTTCACGGTTGAGGCGAAGGAGACAGGGACGGCGTTTCGGAAGACGACGCGCGCCGATCTGAACTGGGTGTTCACGGTGCAGACTGAGCGCGTGGTAGATCGGGATAACACGGTGGCGATCGGCGACCAGAGCTGGCAACTGGAGAAGAGCCGTTTCCGCCACTCCCTGGCGAAGAGCACAGTGACCATTCACGAGCACCTGGATGGAACGGTGTCGATCCGATTTGGACCGCATGTGGTAGGCCGCTACACAGCCGAGGGCGCACGATTGCGGGACACTCGACAATCACGAAAGGAAGACTGTGGAAAAGGCGGGCCCGAGGAAGCCGAGGAAAACCGCGAGGCGGTTTCCCACGGCTCCCACCGTCCCTTGGAAATCCCGCCGAGCCGGGATTCCCACTTTCCCACCGCCCCGACGACGACGAGAAAGGTACGTCCGAAGACCCGGAAGCCGCCTTCGGCGAGCAGAAAAGGATCATCGGGTGCGGTCAACTGA
- a CDS encoding aryl-sulfate sulfotransferase — translation MRSLTMLALAVAASCPVCWSAPTVRLLANLPSPQSVGTVIGLTAMPKEEGDPLKLLGKYRFRFSVSVDGSAFRVVRDFSPQQGFAWRPELYEHEARVKVTIKNVATKLTAEAELPFRVVARVNGQKPVATPTSNPLVALFSAPPCPEGSRFRVAFRREGDEGKGQRTGSQPCSGSRSSNIYVAGMLADSSYEMRGEVMKGDSATPGPPVSFHTGIADGTYAPLRVVTPRDASASSPEPFLVYSIEMPAQRPLATDLDGNLVWYLPRTELSLTRMLPGGRFLVFGGGINEENSRQQVLAEMDLVGNTIRETNIARVAEQLEERGIHSVCKPNGQQCVPGFHHDAIRLPNGHTIAIASLERMMPDGAQGSEEPIDVIGVLILDLDEDLQVKWFWNAFDHLDVTRAALSDEKCRGPVGGAGCSPVFLAPSANDWLHGNAVAYSRQDGNLVLSMPEQDWVAKIDYREGKGTGKVLWRLGEGGDLKAETTEKAPWFSYQHDAGFEPPGSDTLLLLDNGPRRKKKDSGAHTRGQQWKIDEVSRTATLVMSTDLGVYAPWVGSAQRLSNGNFHFTTGSLLQDISFAGRSMEITPQGKVVFALETTGAMIYRSNRVADLYTPPDR, via the coding sequence ATGAGATCCCTAACGATGCTCGCCCTTGCCGTCGCTGCGTCATGCCCGGTCTGCTGGAGCGCTCCGACGGTTCGTCTCCTCGCCAATTTGCCTTCTCCTCAAAGCGTCGGGACAGTCATCGGGCTGACCGCGATGCCCAAGGAAGAGGGGGATCCACTGAAGCTTCTGGGGAAGTACCGGTTCCGATTCAGCGTCAGCGTCGACGGATCCGCCTTCCGAGTCGTTCGGGATTTCAGTCCACAGCAAGGGTTTGCGTGGCGTCCGGAGTTATATGAGCACGAGGCCCGCGTCAAGGTGACGATCAAGAACGTCGCGACGAAACTGACGGCCGAGGCGGAGCTGCCGTTCCGCGTAGTGGCTCGGGTGAATGGACAGAAACCCGTGGCGACGCCGACATCGAATCCGCTGGTCGCCTTGTTCAGTGCCCCACCCTGCCCGGAAGGTAGCCGTTTCCGTGTGGCGTTCCGGCGTGAAGGCGACGAGGGGAAGGGCCAGCGTACTGGCAGCCAGCCTTGTTCCGGGTCACGGAGCAGCAACATCTATGTGGCTGGGATGCTGGCTGACTCCAGCTACGAAATGCGTGGCGAGGTGATGAAAGGCGATTCCGCGACGCCCGGGCCTCCGGTGAGTTTTCACACGGGCATTGCGGACGGAACTTACGCGCCGCTGCGGGTGGTGACGCCGCGCGACGCCAGTGCCTCGTCGCCCGAGCCTTTCCTGGTCTACAGCATCGAGATGCCGGCGCAGCGTCCGCTGGCCACGGATCTCGACGGCAATCTGGTGTGGTACCTTCCGCGCACGGAGCTCTCTCTGACGCGCATGCTGCCAGGCGGGCGGTTTCTGGTGTTTGGAGGCGGCATCAACGAAGAGAACAGCCGGCAGCAGGTGCTGGCCGAGATGGATCTGGTGGGCAACACCATTCGCGAGACCAACATTGCACGGGTGGCCGAACAACTGGAGGAACGCGGGATCCATTCCGTTTGCAAGCCGAACGGCCAGCAGTGCGTGCCAGGCTTTCATCACGACGCCATTCGCCTGCCGAACGGGCACACCATCGCCATCGCCAGCCTGGAGCGGATGATGCCCGATGGCGCCCAAGGCTCGGAGGAGCCGATTGATGTCATCGGTGTGCTGATCCTGGATCTCGACGAAGACCTGCAAGTGAAATGGTTCTGGAACGCCTTTGACCACCTCGACGTGACTCGGGCCGCGCTGTCGGACGAGAAGTGCCGCGGTCCAGTTGGAGGGGCCGGGTGCTCGCCGGTGTTTCTCGCTCCGTCCGCAAATGATTGGCTGCACGGCAACGCGGTCGCCTACAGCCGGCAGGACGGCAACCTGGTGTTGTCGATGCCGGAGCAGGACTGGGTGGCGAAGATCGACTATCGGGAGGGCAAAGGGACGGGCAAGGTACTGTGGCGGCTTGGGGAGGGCGGAGACCTGAAGGCCGAGACAACAGAGAAGGCTCCGTGGTTCTCGTACCAGCACGATGCGGGGTTTGAACCGCCGGGTTCGGATACGCTGCTGCTGCTCGACAATGGCCCCCGGCGCAAGAAGAAGGACTCCGGGGCGCACACTCGCGGACAGCAGTGGAAGATCGATGAAGTGTCGCGGACGGCGACCCTGGTGATGAGCACGGATCTGGGTGTGTATGCGCCGTGGGTCGGTTCGGCCCAACGTCTGAGCAACGGCAACTTTCACTTCACGACGGGCTCGCTGCTGCAGGACATCTCGTTCGCGGGCCGGTCGATGGAGATCACTCCGCAGGGGAAGGTGGTCTTCGCCCTGGAGACTACCGGTGCCATGATCTACAGGAGCAACCGGGTAGCCGATCTCTACACTC